In the Arachis hypogaea cultivar Tifrunner chromosome 20, arahy.Tifrunner.gnm2.J5K5, whole genome shotgun sequence genome, AGTGATCTGGATTCCTGCTTCCAATATATATTGAACAATTTGAGGAAAAAATGGTAAAATCTTGGAACCTAATGTGTGATAAACAGTTGAAAATATAATGCCATTACTCGAAGTGGATATCAGTGAAagtgggagaagcttcaaaatgtaaatgtgtttctttcttctacaagtctatgGACCATTATGAATCAAATTAAAACTTAAACTTCTACTATATTGGCATTAATAAAGCGAATCAACATTAGAGGTAACAGTTTCATATTCAGTAAGCATTCGATACTGAGAAACTCAGTAAACATTAATCGTTAGGTTTCCAATCAAAGATGCTTGAATTTAGCTTTTGAATTTGAGCAATTGAGCAGTTATCTATTAAGGAAACATGACATTTGATCACAAGAACCGGGATGTTTCGAGTACATGGACTGAAGTATGACAGTAATTAAGCGATAGTCAGAACATCAAAAGCATTTTAGAACTTACAACTGTAGGACCAGCTGTGTAGTTGAATTCTTCAAAAACTGCCTTCTGCATTGTTGAAACAGAAGCAAGAGTGTGCATGTTGGTGTCATCTATGACCTGGACAGAGAGATGCTTGTTGGATCGGAACACGGACAATCGTGGCCTTTCTGGTGTCCCTTCAACCTGACAAAACAGAAAATGATCTAAAACAGatatgcattgcattcttcatgaggTGAACTTACAATCAACAAGGAAAGCTTTACCAAAGAATGCCTTGGTCCATATTCGCAGTAAAAAGACTGTTCCACAGCGCACAGTACtagcaacaagaagaagaaaaaggtaaaGAGAAAAACTGAGTACAGTGCCCCCCCTCTTGAACCGaaatttccattttcttttgctttaaCTTTTTTCTTAAATCATGTAATCCAATATTTCAAATCTGTTAAGTTTACATGCTTAACCAATTCGAATGACTCGGTTAACCCTGCAGCACCAAAACTTATGAACTTCCGCTAAATATAAAGATGGATCATAAAGCACAACATAGTGCATATAATATAAACCCCATAAAAACTcgggtgaagtcgacttcacgtgaagttgatacctgagagccgttagataaagATTTAGTGAAAGCAGTCAAATCATTTAAgggctctcagatatcaacttcaagTAGAATGCACCTGAGTTTCTACCTATAAAGCCATAGCCAACAAtgcagaaaaacaaataaatcaaTGCATATTCAGCAACGAGAgaagaaacaaacaaaatcatAGATAAAATAGGTGTAAAATACAATTGCATATTGTTGGGCAAGAATTGACTTTTAATCCACTAAATTAGGCTCCTTTTGGTTCCTAGAATGTCAACAACTTGAAATTAGTGTAAACAATGAACTATTCAAAAAGCAAGGAAAGAAGAAGAGGGGTAAAACCGTAAAAACAGCCAGCAAAAACCCTAACTAATCTCAGAATTTAGAAAAGAAGCAATGTAATTAAAAGGGACCTTCTTCCTGATGCGGATGTGGCGGGCGGTCCTGTCTTGGCGGCGGGTGGTGGAATGCGCTTCAACGACGAAAGAAAAGGAAGGGGTTTGCGGGTTGAGTGGGAGGAAGGAGGAGGAAGTTGGGAATGGTgaatgaaggaaggagagagaaGAAGTATTCATTCTTGTGTAATCACTAATCTCTCACCTTATCCTTCCGCTGCTTCATACTTTCTCTcccatttttattttcagtttgagTAAATTTTCGTTGTCTCCAACGTTGGGGTAAATTTTGTTTgtgttcctaacgtttaaatcgtcctatttgtatccataacatttgtaaaagtgatttaatgttatCTTGCTGTCAATTACATGTCTGCGATAGAAttgatgatctactccgaaaaatagcttatcaaatgttgaaactaattcctacaacatttatataattcacttttctagggacataattgaatctaaacacaaatagtgggtataatattaaaatcgaacacattcaagtgagacctaattgagaataaatacatccaagtgagaataattgaaaaatataatctaatttgttagtataattgataataggataacattaaatcacttttataaacgttaaggatacaaataggacgatttaaacgttaggaacacaaataagacttactccgcaaaaacgatactttactctttcagtttttatcatcatcatcattttaaagaatttaattaaatcagTTAATATTAAACTATTGTTAAGATAACTAATTAAacatcaactttttattttaaaaaaaaattataatagcatataagttaataaattttttatcaacatactaaaaataaattatccaCCTTTATAAGTTGCCATAAAATTTGGaaataaatatgattatataCAATAATAATTTCCATGATTCTATCCTATGATTACATatatgaattatatatcttgttttaTATTGGGATGCATTTAcccattattaatttatatagttTACACCAAATTTTtcaattaacaaaacaaaaaaattaaaatgctaaaaattaaaattttttttactaatttttgtgGAAGAAAATTGGTTTAACCATTAATCAAGTATcgttaaaaacaaaagaaagatggGATGTTATCTATTTaatgtaaatattaaaaatttctttttgcaTAATAAGAACATTAAGACAAATTATTAGATATgatgtacataaaaaatttacatggagaaaaaataagttaatattttGACAATAATCTGATAATTGTCGCTTATAActtctatatttttttagataGAATATTTATTCAACCAGACAATGATATTTTATATGCaaaatgttttattattattttgaatttatagacTTCTACGGATATATTAGGTtatactcaaaaaaaaaaaaaaaaaaaaaaaaaaaaacacaaaattataaCAAAAGCGGCCTGCTAATAGAATGTCCAAAAGAACACACATTCAAAATGCATCCTAGCATATACATGaggtgttagaatataattaagatcaattaaGATCAACTAGTATTATTTAGCATATTcagatataaatatttaaatatgttaattgatcataattaattctaattgattctaattatattctaatatcgtatatatatattgttacatTCCTAAAGCTGCTGTATTAGAGCTTTCAATAGATTGGCTCCCTAACATGTTTAGAGCTTAGCAGCTAACCAATCTGGGGAGGAAGTGAGGAACTGAACTTTCCTTGAGGGAACGGTGCAGTGCTTCCAGATATAAaaatgttgtatatatatatattagttacgTATTCAATGGAAAGATAGCTAAAATTTAAGAAATGTATTTATGGAAGGAAATTTTAATTTAGTGATAggtctaaaaatttttttgatatgTATTATGGTATCAACAAAAATGTTATTAGACCCAACCAACTACTGCCTTAAAATGTTACAAGTGGATTGAAATTAATCTCTATATAACATCAACTGTTGAAACTTATTTTTCTTGTTTCCATCCATGTGACTAATGATGCTTTCATAAATATTGTCACAATATAATGAGATTCAGTAATTGCAAACAACAGACAATCGGATATATGTGATGATTTATAATCATCCTTCACAATCTAGCTATATAACTCTGAAATATGCTGAATTGGGATGGTAACCGATGATAATATAAACGTGTATTGTAGGGATTTAGGATTCTGCTGAATGCCTTAAATGTGCATGTTACATGTAATGTTTATTTCTCTGAAGATTGTGCATTTTTGTTTTGGTCATGACACTTGACACATGCTTTCAGGTCCCATGTCATTGACTTTATCATTTGGAGTTACGCATATCAATCCAGACTCTTCCAATAACAATGAATTGGTTTTGGAGCAGCTTTTGagaataaataacaataataatggcgGCATCATCTCATCTTAATATCTTATTCAAGTCTTTCATATATTGAAGTTACTTACGTTTCAGTGATTGTTGATGTAACATCTAAGTTGTTGTTGCTATATACTCCTTCTGCCATGCCATCACTTCTAGCCTTCTAGCCTTAACCATTTCTATCCACTCTattattatattagtaattttagagagagtaaactaccatttgtacccacaaaagttgaaaacgctgacatatatacccatagaaaaagaaaattactatttgtacccatgaaaaatGATTTTTACAAGCAAAgttatccaaaccctaaaaaattatctaaaaaccccaaaataccctTATCATTACCACTGCTACCATCATCCCCCATCTCTCTCTTCGCATCACATGAACACTCTCCGATCTAACCTCCATTTCTCTGCCACAAACCACCTCATTGCCACTCCTTCATCACCATAACCTTCACCTTTGGAGGAATCAAAATCACCCCAGAGAGGAATTTGAAATGGATGACGATGGGTGAGAGTATTTTGGGGTATTTTGggatttttagataattttttagggtttggataattttgcttgtaaaaatcatttttcatgggtacaaatagtaattttctttttctatgggtatatatgtcagcgttttcaactttcgtgggtacaaatggtagtttactcttttaGAGAATAATATCTTTTTATTCGTGAACAGCTAAAATGTTAATATCAAATGTAGAACTGTTTAATTTGAGATGCATTCTAATTTTTAAAAGGTACCGAACTTGAATTTTCTGATgtctatttaaaaaatttgagatataAAAATCGAACTTTCTAATTTTGGTTCTttctacaattttaaaaaacacaaaaaattataatattaaaatatatcatatatctcacttccattaaaaaaaattaacctctGCTTATTGTCTAATTTAATATAGGAAGCGTTTCTGGTGCTCCATTATCCTTTTCTAATTTAATATAAACTCTTTATAGTGTTACTCTTGTATGAAATATAATAGCACACATAATTTCTGAAATATAACCCACAGCATTACTTTCCCATATTCTTAACATATTATATATTTCATAATCCTAGCTACTATATACCATCAACTTGTGCTTCTAGTAGTTGTACCTTATCTGAATCATGCATGCTCCTCCAATAATAAATCAATTGAAATTATTAACAAGAGGCAATAATATTAGGTAAAAGACACTGCAACTTGGCTTCTTACAACATGATTCTTGTTAGTCCAAGCATACCATCCAAAGTAGTATCTAGCTGGGCCATCCTTGTTTGGAATCTGACCCATCTTTGCTGTCACTGTGATATTGAAGCTAATTTTCTGTCCAACATGATTGAATGCAAGAATATTTGGAGTTGCTGTGATGGAAAACTCCTCTGATGACTTAGCAGTAAACGTGTAAACACTGCTGCTCTTACCAACATTGGTGACTGTCCTCTTAATATTCTTAGTTCCATTGAGTCTGTGGATTTGTATGGATGGATGGTTGAGATCTGTTGGTTCAGGCAATGATGTTGAATTTGGACATTTATAAGTAACATGAAAGTATTGAGTTGCTCCAATGCTACAAGTATAGACAAGGTAGTCCATGTAAGAAGCATCATAAACTAGTCCAGGATCTGCTGCCTTTACAGGGTTGAAGTGTCCAGCACCAATTGCAAATGGGGTTGCAGGATCACCATTTGCATCAGTTAAAGGATTTCCTGTGTTGTCTGTTGTCCCAGCTGCATAGTACAAATTGAAATTAAGCTAACCATGGTAATTAAATTAAGGGTTATTCTAGGTAACCAATGATTTTCTTGAACAACGGGTTTTTAAATTGACCCAGTTCAAGTAAAACACATTACACTTTCAAATTACTCACCTAAATcctaatattagaataaccatccgcacacctagtgaattgaacatccgatatatccgttgttcacattgtttaatattttcattgtctacctatacttttccttaagtTAATCAAGCAGTAATTAGTTGGTAGTGGATTATTATGTTGGGGAAGTTATATTACCTGTGGTGATGAGAGCAGACCTTATAGCAGCAGAGGTCCAAGTAGGGTGTATAGCTTTTAGAAGAATAGCAGCAGCAGAGACATGAGGGCAAGCCATGGAAGTTCCTGACTCGATGTTGTACTTAACAACTCGTTTATCTAGATTTGTCACTCTTGTGGGCCCATCTTCTGCAGTCCATGCTGCTAATATGTCTACTCCTGGAGCTACTATGTCAGGCTGCATTATATTCCAAACCCACTCAGTTACTACTCATCAAACTAAAGTGAGCACAGATCGGTTTGATTCGGGTTtatgataaaattagaattaaaccGAACAAAATGTAATTGATTTCGTTTGATTTGGATTtgtgtttttttatatatgtacccgaatcaaaccaaaccgattaagaacgaATTGGTTCGGTTCGAGTAATTGGGTTACCGAtgattttgaaattcataaaaaaaaaaacaaatttttatcttaaaaattcaacaagtacaataaacatgtaacatcaatagaaataatccaaacccAAACGTGTTAAAtactaaatacattaaaaactaaacttattaaaatctaaacatattaatagtgataatttttgtctaatggaaaagtcatatatatattttttatttttttatttaattaatatatgatcaggTTCGCAGGTTAGTTCGAGTTTCGCATCCTAGaaccgatacccgaaccaatcactaacaaagaTCATCGATTTGGTTCAGGTTGGATCCGATTACCCGTTGATTCCAAAACTAATTTAATTGGTTCGATTCGGATTCGAACGGGtaatcgggtacccgctacccgtgctcacccctacatCAAACTTTTGAAACTTGAAGTTGAAACTATACTACATTACTACTACATGTAACATGTTAGTATGCTACTCTACAGATTAAAAAAATGGCATGAAATTAAATATAGTGAAGGGTCACCTTGAGAATATGAGGGTCAATTATATTTGGACCCCTGCTAGAGAATGAGGCCAATAAAGGTGCTGGTCTGGTATTCAACACAGTTGTTCCGGGTAGAATATATGCCATTGGATTAGAAGAAGAAttgatgtattgaatgagtttcAAGACATTTTGATAGGTCACTACAGTGGAAGGAATGAAGTAAGCGGCATAATATAGAGTATTCCCAAGTAGTTCATTGTTTCCTAGGATGAAACCAACACCACCAGCTCTTTCAACTTCAAGtccctttcttatgttttctccttCCCCTCGCATGCACACAACTATTTTCCCCTTGACCTTTTTAGGATCAAGGCTGTTGTCCAAACAGAACCTGCATATATCATTACACAAATCTAGTATTTAATTACTTTCTCTATGTATTTATTGCCATATCATATACTAATCAATATATACAACACCAAAATTGAAAACTATACATACCCAGAAGCATTAGTAGGTAGGCCTGGAAGTTCAACTTGGCTTGCCAGCACCAAAGGGTAGAAGCTGTTTGGCATGTGCACTGGAGTAATTGATCTACCCTGATATTGACATGGATATATATAAGCACTGCAATATATATAATTGTGTCTAATGAGTACTGTTATTGAGAGTGATGTTTAATATCTTTACTTTGATTATAGGTATTGGTCAATAATTAAAAAAGTAGAATGCATTTAAGGCT is a window encoding:
- the LOC112782764 gene encoding large ribosomal subunit protein uL18c, yielding MNTSSLSFLHSPFPTSSSFLPLNPQTPSFSFVVEAHSTTRRQDRTARHIRIRKKVEGTPERPRLSVFRSNKHLSVQVIDDTNMHTLASVSTMQKAVFEEFNYTAGPTVEVAKKIGEIIAKSCLDKGITKVAFDRGGYPYHGRVQALADAAREHGLEF
- the LOC112782765 gene encoding subtilisin-like protease SBT5.6; its protein translation is MILMKNIIFTTCLLLLLSALASCSKLTNQIYIVELGGLDETQTQRELHHDDDEEIENVHRSYLSSVKESEEEAKASLLYSYRHSMKGFAALLSREEAKKVSEMEGVVRVHKSKGMMYSLHTTRSWEFVGLEGPLNPNWADYEELSSHQKIKNGQDLLCRANYGQNLIVGMIDSGVWLESKSFSDEGMEPVPQKWRGICQNGTAFNSSQCNRKIIGARYYLQGYESQYGPLNEEEDYKSARDKDGHGTHTASIVAGRAVPSASAIGGFANGTASGGAPMARIAIYKACWPIKGQSKHKGNVCIDIDLLKAMDDAIGDGVDVLSASIGYKTPIPYEDDVIGRAALHATKKNIVVVCSAGNNGPLPSNLSNIAPWIITVGASTVDRSFVAPIMLQGGTIIEGRSITPVHMPNSFYPLVLASQVELPGLPTNASGFCLDNSLDPKKVKGKIVVCMRGEGENIRKGLEVERAGGVGFILGNNELLGNTLYYAAYFIPSTVVTYQNVLKLIQYINSSSNPMAYILPGTTVLNTRPAPLLASFSSRGPNIIDPHILKPDIVAPGVDILAAWTAEDGPTRVTNLDKRVVKYNIESGTSMACPHVSAAAILLKAIHPTWTSAAIRSALITTAGTTDNTGNPLTDANGDPATPFAIGAGHFNPVKAADPGLVYDASYMDYLVYTCSIGATQYFHVTYKCPNSTSLPEPTDLNHPSIQIHRLNGTKNIKRTVTNVGKSSSVYTFTAKSSEEFSITATPNILAFNHVGQKISFNITVTAKMGQIPNKDGPARYYFGWYAWTNKNHVVRSQVAVSFT